In Bradyrhizobium guangdongense, the sequence TGTCCGATGATATGGAAATATTGATCTCGCGTCAGACGAACGACCTGGAAGGGGTTCGATCGATCATGAACAAGTCCGGTCGTGCGATAACGCCAAGAAGGTCATCGGATCGGCCTCATCCGCATTTTCTGCAATGGCAGCGCGAGCATTGCCTTAAGCGTTAGGCGAGCCTTTGGCGCGTAGGATGAGCATGCCTAGGATGGATTTCGCTGGTGGCGAAGCTCATCGCGTTGACGTTCACCAACCCCGGCACTGGCCATAATCTCGAGGCGGCTCGACAATCTATACGGCGTCAGCCGGGACAAAACAGCTGATGATGATGCTGCCGCGGTGGTGCGCGTACCACACCACTGCCTGACCGATCGGATTGCCGTGATCGCGGATGATGGCGCGCTCGGGGACAGCCATCCACTGTCCTTCAATCGGCACCCAATAGGCGCCGTCTCGATAGTCATAGTCGGTGCGATGGCCATCGGAGATGTCGCAGCACGGCACGCCGTTCGGCGCTGTCGCGCTCTTGAACCATGCGCGGATGTCGGGCGAGACGTTGTCGTATTGTCCATGGTCGAAGCCGAGCGCCGCGCCGGTCAACGCCGAGACGAACCCCAAGAGAGCGACCTGCACGAGCCGTCGCATGCGATCCTCCACGACCCTGTCTTCTCGTGTTCTTGCTCACCTGCTGGCGAGCACGATTCGAGGTCGGCATGATTAAGCCTGAGCTCCGCCGTCGTTGCATGCTCAAAAAGTGAGCGTTTCCACTGCACTTGGAATGATGCGGCGCAAAATCGGCGCTTCGTTTCGCTCCGCCGTCGGTAAGTTCGGCCCCCGGCAGCGCCCTCAATCAGGTCCAATGCTTCAAAGAACGCGTCTTAGGTGTTGCGCCGGTTTGCGTTGACCGCGATCGCTGCCGCCGCTGTGCGGTTCTCGACGCCGAGCTTGGAATAGATCTGCTCGAGATGCTTGTCCACGGTGCGCGGCGAGAGCCCCAGGATCTGGGCGATGTCGCGATTGGTTTTGCCTTTCGCCAGCCAGGACAGCACTTCGCCCTCGCGCGCGGTCAACCCGAGTTCGCGGGGGAATTCCGCCGGCGACTCCGCGCTCGTATCTTTCGCCAGCCGCAACAGGAATTCGTTCGGGCCGAGCTTGCCGACGTATTGCAGTCGCAGCAGCTCGCTGTCTGCGGACATCGAGGCCGTCTTCGATCCGGCTTTGCCTGTTTGGACCTGATTGATCCATTGCGGGATCGGGTGGGGCAGCACCAGGTCATGATCGGCGTCGACCGCGAGCGCATCTGCGAGCAGCTTCTGCGCCTGCGGCGTGGCCCATTTGATCTTGCCGGCATCATCCACCGCGAGCAGATAGCGGCCGGAAACGTCGTGCGCTGCGCGGGCACTCTGGGTCAGTCGCGCGTTGGCAAGGTGGACGCGAATGCGCGCCAGCATCTCCTTGATCGCGATCGGCTTCGTCACATAGTCGACGCCGCCGGCTTCCAGTCCGCGCACGATGTGCTCGGTCTCGGCAAGGCCCGTCATGAAGATGATCGGCACGCCGTCGAGGCCGGCATCGCGTTTGAGCCGCTTGCAGGTCTCGAATCCGTCCATGCCGGGCATCACGGCATCGAGCAGCACGATGTCGGGCGTGATCTGGTCGACGATCCGCATTGCGGACACGCCGTCGAGTGCGACCATGACGGTCATGCCCGCGCCGTCGAGCGCATCGGTGAGGAGCCGCAGCGTCTCGGGAGAGTCGTCGACGACGAGGGCGACGTCGCGCTTCTTGGGATCAGTGATCATAGCTGTACACGGTTTTCAGCGTCGCCATGTATTGGTCGAGATCGAAGCGGTCGAGTAGCGCCCGCATGTGGGTGACGAAGTCGGCGTGCTCGGGAAGCTCGGTGCCGATTTCGTCGAGCTTGAGCTGGATCGCCCTGATATAGCCGAGCCGACCGAGCTCGATCAGCTCCTCGACATACTTCACGGGCGGCAGCGAGCCGCTCTCCGGTTTCCACAGCGGCACCGGCGCCTGGTCGGCCTCGTACTGCCATTCGAGCTTGAGCAATTGGCGGATGGTTTCCAGCAGCCGCGGGATGTCGATCGGCTTCATCAGGTAGCCGTCGTGAAATGGCTGCGCCAGCGGCGCGCCATGCGCCTCGAGCGCGCTCGCCGACACCATCAGGATGCGTGCGGTGTGATGGCCGCTGGCGCGCAAGGTCTCCGCCACCGTCCAGCCGTCCATGCCGGCCATGGAGATGTCGAGCAGGAACAGGTCGGGCCGGCAGTGCTGCGCCAGCGCGAGGCAGCCGGGACCGTCGGGGGCGCTGAGCAGGATGAAGCCGAGCGGCGCCAGCACCTCACGCAGCAGGTCGCGATGTGTCGGATCGTCGTCGGTGATCAGGATCGTCTTGCGCGGCCCGCTATAACCGTAGATCGGCGCCTCCACCGGAGCGTCACGCCGGGGATTCGTGACCTCGGAGAGCAGGAGTTTCACGCGGAAGGTCGCGCCATGGCCCACTGTGCTGGTCACCTTGATGTCGCCCCCCATCACGCCCGCGAGCAGGCGGCTGATGGTAAGGCCGAGGCCTGTACCGGTCTGCGGCTGCGCCACGCCGAGCGCGCCGCGCTCGAACGGAGCGAAGATGCGTTCGAGATCGTCCGGCTGGATACCGGGGCCGGTATCGACGACCTCGAACTCGGCGACCGGGCTGCGATAATGCACGACGAACTTGACGCTGCCGGTCTGGGTGAACTTGATCGCGTTCGACAGCAGGTTGATGAGGATCTGCCGAAGCCGTTTTTCGTCGGCATAGACCACGAGCGGCAGCACCGCCGGTCGCTTGAACACGAAGTCGATGCCCTTGGCGGCAGCTTGCAGGCGGAACATGCCGACGAGCTGATCGAGGAAATCGCTGAGACGAACCTCGTCGCGGGAGAGATAGAGCCGTCCGGCCTCGATCTTGGAGATGTCGAGGATCCCGTCGATCAATCCCGACAGATGGTCCGCGCTGCGGCGGACCACGCGCACCTGATCGCGTGGCCGCGGCGGCAAGCTGTTGTCCTGCTCGAGCAATTGCGCATAGCCGGAGATCGCGTTCAGGGGGGAGCGGAGCTCGTGGCTCAGTCCAACCACATAGCGGCTCTTGGCGAGGTTGGCGGATTCGGCGACCTCCTTGGCGCGCTGTAGTTCGGCGTCGGTGCGCTTGTGAGCGTCGATTTCCTGGATCAGGAGTGTGGTCTGCCGCCGGGTTTCTTCCTCCGCCGCCCGACGGCTCTGCTGCGCCAGCACGAACAGCCAGGCGACGACGCCGATGATGATGATCAGCGCGAAGAACACCTTCCACAGCACGTCGGCCAGCAGCGCATCGGCATGCACGGTTGCCGAGGTCTGCAGGTAGATCAGCCCGAGCACCAGGCCGATGAGGCCGGCCGAGACCGCGAACACGCCGATATACTGGCCTACTTGCGAGTTGATCCTTGTATGGATCGCCTCGGGCAAAAACTTGCCGAGCGCCGCCGAGACCTGCGCGCCGGCCCGCGCGTGCGGCTTGCAGAGATCATGGCAGCGGGCGTCGAGCGAGCAGCACAGGGAGCAGATTGGTCCGGCGTAGGCGGGGCATGAAGCCATGTCCTCCGGCTCGAAGGAGTGCTCGCAGATGCAGCACTGGATCGACTCGACATTCTGCCATGCCCGCTTCGGCTTCCGCGCGATATAGTACTTGCCGTCGGTGGCCCACGCGATCAGCGGCGCAGAGACGAAGGCAGCTGCGAGCGCGACGAAGGCCGATAGCGCCTTCGCGGTCGGTCCGAACAGTCCGTAGAATGCCGAGATCGAGACGATGGTCGCGATCGTCATGGCCCCGACGCCGACCGGGTTGATGTCGTAGAGATGGGCGCGCTTGAACTCGATCTGCGGCGGACGCAGGCCGAGCGGCTTGTTGATGACGAGATCGGCGACCAGCGCGCCGACCCATGCGATCG encodes:
- a CDS encoding response regulator transcription factor, whose amino-acid sequence is MITDPKKRDVALVVDDSPETLRLLTDALDGAGMTVMVALDGVSAMRIVDQITPDIVLLDAVMPGMDGFETCKRLKRDAGLDGVPIIFMTGLAETEHIVRGLEAGGVDYVTKPIAIKEMLARIRVHLANARLTQSARAAHDVSGRYLLAVDDAGKIKWATPQAQKLLADALAVDADHDLVLPHPIPQWINQVQTGKAGSKTASMSADSELLRLQYVGKLGPNEFLLRLAKDTSAESPAEFPRELGLTAREGEVLSWLAKGKTNRDIAQILGLSPRTVDKHLEQIYSKLGVENRTAAAAIAVNANRRNT
- a CDS encoding hybrid sensor histidine kinase/response regulator; this encodes MAGRQRIDRVRRQYNQWVANQTLEDYALRFTAKSARRWSAARVANTALGAISFLALEAIGGTITLNYGAANATAAILVVSVIIFLCGLPIAYYAAKCGTDIDLLTRGAGFGYIGSTITSLIYASFTFIFFAFEAVILAAALELCFGIPRPLGYLISAIVIIPLVTYGITLISRFQLWTQPIWIVLHVLPFLAIAWANPHSFTEWRKFAGEHGNPNGHLDLLMFGAAASVVFSLVAQIGEQVDFLRFLPRDRRTSRTSWWIALLSAGPGWIIFGALKLLVGSFLAYFALSHGVALEQAAEPASMYLEAFRYVLSQPDLAMALTGTFVILSQVKINVTNAYAGSIAWSNFFSRLTHSHPGRVVWLVFNVLVALLLMEIGVYKALEQTLALYSNVAIAWVGALVADLVINKPLGLRPPQIEFKRAHLYDINPVGVGAMTIATIVSISAFYGLFGPTAKALSAFVALAAAFVSAPLIAWATDGKYYIARKPKRAWQNVESIQCCICEHSFEPEDMASCPAYAGPICSLCCSLDARCHDLCKPHARAGAQVSAALGKFLPEAIHTRINSQVGQYIGVFAVSAGLIGLVLGLIYLQTSATVHADALLADVLWKVFFALIIIIGVVAWLFVLAQQSRRAAEEETRRQTTLLIQEIDAHKRTDAELQRAKEVAESANLAKSRYVVGLSHELRSPLNAISGYAQLLEQDNSLPPRPRDQVRVVRRSADHLSGLIDGILDISKIEAGRLYLSRDEVRLSDFLDQLVGMFRLQAAAKGIDFVFKRPAVLPLVVYADEKRLRQILINLLSNAIKFTQTGSVKFVVHYRSPVAEFEVVDTGPGIQPDDLERIFAPFERGALGVAQPQTGTGLGLTISRLLAGVMGGDIKVTSTVGHGATFRVKLLLSEVTNPRRDAPVEAPIYGYSGPRKTILITDDDPTHRDLLREVLAPLGFILLSAPDGPGCLALAQHCRPDLFLLDISMAGMDGWTVAETLRASGHHTARILMVSASALEAHGAPLAQPFHDGYLMKPIDIPRLLETIRQLLKLEWQYEADQAPVPLWKPESGSLPPVKYVEELIELGRLGYIRAIQLKLDEIGTELPEHADFVTHMRALLDRFDLDQYMATLKTVYSYDH